Proteins encoded by one window of Thermoplasmatales archaeon:
- a CDS encoding 50S ribosomal protein L13, with protein sequence MRVIDATDAPLGRLSSVVAKMLLQGEEVFIVNAEKAIINGNKKEIIRRYMEKRKIGGMKRKGPYFPRLPHMIVKRAIRGMLKYQQPKGRKAYKRLKVFIGLPPELADKQIEKTNFKKSTNYITLKELSSYLGVKWPK encoded by the coding sequence ATGCGAGTTATAGATGCTACTGATGCTCCTCTTGGAAGGCTTTCATCTGTTGTTGCAAAAATGCTTTTGCAGGGAGAGGAAGTATTTATTGTAAATGCGGAGAAAGCAATAATAAATGGAAATAAAAAAGAGATAATAAGAAGGTATATGGAAAAAAGGAAAATAGGGGGAATGAAAAGAAAAGGGCCATATTTCCCGAGATTACCTCATATGATAGTTAAAAGGGCTATAAGAGGAATGCTTAAATACCAACAACCAAAGGGTAGAAAAGCTTATAAAAGATTAAAAGTATTTATTGGCTTACCTCCTGAGCTGGCGGATAAACAAATAGAAAAAACAAATTTCAAAAAATCAACAAATTATATAACCCTAAAAGAATTATCTAGCTACTTGGGTGTAAAATGGCCGAAGTGA
- a CDS encoding 30S ribosomal protein S9 translates to MAEVISYGKRKSAIARAYIEKGKGVIRINKILLDAYPKYFQQIAGEPIQLAEKYKDKINIDVTVSGGGPISQAEAVRTAIAKAICDFVNDEELRNLYMQYDRTLLVSDVRRKEPKKQLGRGARKKRQKSYR, encoded by the coding sequence ATGGCCGAAGTGATATCTTACGGGAAAAGAAAAAGTGCAATAGCAAGAGCATACATAGAAAAAGGAAAAGGAGTGATAAGAATAAATAAAATCCTTCTGGATGCATATCCAAAATATTTCCAGCAAATTGCAGGAGAGCCAATTCAGCTCGCTGAAAAATACAAAGATAAAATAAACATAGATGTAACCGTAAGTGGGGGAGGCCCAATAAGCCAGGCGGAGGCGGTGCGAACCGCCATAGCAAAAGCAATTTGCGATTTTGTTAATGATGAGGAATTGAGAAACCTTTACATGCAGTATGACAGAACACTTCTGGTGAGTGATGTAAGGAGAAAGGAGCCCAAGAAACAGCTCGGAAGAGGAGCAAGGAAGAAGAGGCAGAAATCATATAGGTGA
- a CDS encoding DNA-directed RNA polymerase subunit N — translation MIIPVRCFTCGKVIASAFEEYKKRVYLNGEDPKKVLDELNIKRYCCRRTIISHPVFIKDGEVKEYIDEAAQYE, via the coding sequence ATGATTATTCCTGTAAGATGCTTTACCTGTGGAAAAGTAATTGCCTCCGCATTTGAGGAATACAAAAAAAGGGTCTATCTCAATGGTGAGGACCCAAAAAAAGTTTTGGATGAACTAAATATAAAGAGGTATTGCTGTAGGAGAACAATAATCTCCCACCCTGTTTTTATAAAAGATGGAGAAGTGAAGGAATACATTGATGAAGCAGCTCAATATGAATAA
- a CDS encoding NAD(P)-dependent glycerol-1-phosphate dehydrogenase: MPFSKSKQMEFPREVVVGHDVMEEINDLCSRVRVKEKGLIVTGNITKKIAGDKIYSLLNKNYEISTISVEKSTMSEVRKVQRFSKKNEIEFMVAVGGGSVIDVTKLASYKCDLPFISVPTAASHDGIASPMASIKENGISLSKEASSPIAVLADTSIISKAPYRMLASGCADVLSNLTAILDWKLAERVKGEYYSSFASALAETAAKSIIHNANIIKPGIEEGVWVAVKSMIVSGVAMSVANSSRPASGAEHMFSHALDKISSGKGLHGEKCGIGAIMMMYLHGGDWERIRDTLKEIGAPTTAKEIGLHRKDVIKALTIAHKIRPNRYTILGTDGITKDAAEKIVRITGVV, translated from the coding sequence ATGCCTTTTAGCAAATCAAAGCAGATGGAATTTCCTCGCGAGGTTGTTGTGGGACACGATGTAATGGAAGAGATAAATGATTTATGCAGTAGAGTAAGGGTTAAAGAAAAAGGTCTAATTGTAACAGGAAATATAACGAAAAAAATTGCGGGAGATAAAATCTATTCCTTACTAAATAAGAATTATGAAATAAGTACAATTTCTGTTGAAAAATCTACAATGAGTGAGGTGAGAAAAGTACAGAGATTTTCAAAAAAAAATGAAATTGAATTTATGGTGGCGGTTGGCGGGGGGAGTGTTATAGATGTTACAAAACTTGCTTCCTATAAATGTGATCTGCCTTTTATAAGTGTTCCAACCGCAGCATCTCATGATGGAATTGCATCTCCTATGGCATCAATAAAGGAAAATGGAATATCTTTATCGAAAGAGGCATCGTCCCCAATCGCTGTACTTGCGGATACTTCAATAATCTCTAAAGCACCCTACCGAATGCTTGCCTCAGGGTGTGCGGATGTTTTATCCAATTTAACCGCAATACTCGACTGGAAGTTAGCGGAGAGGGTTAAAGGGGAGTATTATAGCTCTTTTGCATCCGCCTTGGCTGAGACAGCAGCAAAATCAATAATTCACAATGCAAATATTATAAAGCCAGGTATAGAGGAAGGAGTATGGGTAGCGGTGAAATCAATGATTGTTTCTGGAGTTGCAATGAGTGTTGCAAACTCATCTCGTCCCGCAAGCGGAGCGGAGCACATGTTCTCTCATGCGCTGGATAAAATTTCGTCTGGCAAGGGTTTGCATGGTGAAAAATGTGGAATTGGAGCAATAATGATGATGTACCTTCATGGAGGAGATTGGGAGAGAATAAGAGATACATTGAAGGAAATAGGCGCACCAACAACCGCCAAAGAAATAGGACTTCATAGAAAGGATGTTATAAAAGCTCTTACAATTGCTCATAAAATAAGACCGAATAGATATACTATTCTTGGAACAGATGGAATTACAAAAGATGCTGCTGAAAAAATTGTTAGAATAACGGGGGTGGTATGA
- a CDS encoding Ig-like domain-containing protein, with product MKKWVFIPAILLLILFGCLGEKNPPVVEIKIDGKQGEAGWFISDVRLSINAYDNESGIKEIKYRINGEQWREYVGIPYSINQDGYYLVEYIAVDGKNNEARGNLTIKIDRTKPSINFENFEKGYIYFRGKKILTPRIPHDTMIIGGYNIIASSNDSTSGVKKVEFYMGENLALEKYEPPYEWEINRGIGVYNITAIAYDNAGNKNEIMVEEVQLINIFGR from the coding sequence ATGAAAAAATGGGTTTTTATTCCCGCCATATTGCTTTTAATCCTTTTTGGATGCCTGGGTGAGAAAAATCCGCCTGTAGTTGAAATAAAAATTGATGGAAAGCAAGGTGAAGCGGGCTGGTTTATTAGCGATGTAAGGTTATCAATAAATGCGTATGATAATGAAAGCGGGATAAAAGAAATAAAATATAGAATAAATGGCGAGCAATGGCGGGAATATGTAGGAATTCCTTACAGTATTAATCAAGATGGCTATTATCTTGTTGAATATATTGCTGTTGATGGAAAAAATAATGAAGCAAGAGGAAATTTAACAATAAAAATAGATAGGACAAAGCCGAGCATTAATTTTGAAAATTTTGAAAAAGGATACATATATTTCAGGGGTAAAAAAATACTGACGCCTAGGATACCCCATGATACAATGATAATAGGTGGATATAATATAATAGCCAGCTCGAATGATAGTACTTCTGGGGTTAAAAAAGTTGAATTTTATATGGGAGAAAATTTAGCATTGGAAAAATACGAGCCTCCATATGAGTGGGAAATAAATAGAGGTATAGGAGTTTATAATATAACCGCAATAGCATATGATAATGCGGGAAATAAAAATGAAATTATGGTAGAAGAAGTGCAATTGATAAATATATTCGGGAGATAA
- a CDS encoding formate--phosphoribosylaminoimidazolecarboxamide ligase family protein, with the protein MIEKSQIIEILKEYDLENISISAIASHSALDVFDGAKEENFKTIAICQKGRDKTYSIYFKSRKIGKREIGIVDEVINLEKFSYIINEENQKKLKERNAVFVPNRSFTSYCKIDEIENNFFIPLFGSRKLLRIEEREEEKNYYWLLEKCGLSFPEKIEDARDIDELCIVKLHHGVKKLERGFFTCSSYKEYKEKSEALINQGVINREDLEKARIERYIIGPVFNLDFFYSPLLEQIELLGIDWRFETSLDGHVRLPAEQQLSLSEKQRIPEYTVCGHNSATLRESLLEKAFMLGEKFVEACKKYYDGIIGPFCLQTCVDKDLNFYIYDVAPRIGGGTNIHMAIGHPYGNSLWRSNMSTGRRIALEIKMAIENDKLEDIVT; encoded by the coding sequence ATGATTGAGAAAAGCCAAATAATTGAAATTTTAAAAGAATATGATCTTGAAAATATAAGTATATCCGCTATAGCATCTCACTCCGCTTTGGACGTTTTTGATGGCGCAAAAGAAGAGAATTTTAAAACAATAGCCATCTGCCAGAAAGGAAGAGATAAAACATATAGTATCTATTTTAAGAGCAGGAAAATCGGTAAAAGAGAAATTGGTATAGTGGATGAAGTAATTAATCTGGAAAAATTCAGCTATATAATAAATGAGGAAAATCAAAAAAAGTTAAAAGAAAGGAATGCGGTTTTTGTTCCAAATAGGTCATTCACTTCCTATTGCAAAATTGATGAAATTGAGAATAATTTCTTCATTCCTCTTTTTGGCTCAAGAAAACTTTTAAGAATAGAGGAAAGAGAGGAGGAAAAGAATTATTACTGGCTTCTTGAAAAATGTGGATTGTCCTTTCCGGAGAAGATAGAAGATGCAAGAGATATAGATGAGCTATGCATAGTAAAGCTTCATCACGGAGTTAAAAAACTTGAGAGAGGTTTTTTCACTTGCTCTTCCTATAAAGAATATAAAGAAAAATCTGAAGCGCTTATAAATCAAGGAGTGATAAATAGAGAGGATTTAGAAAAAGCAAGAATAGAGAGATATATAATAGGGCCAGTATTTAATCTTGATTTCTTCTATTCTCCCTTGCTGGAGCAAATTGAATTGCTTGGCATAGATTGGCGTTTCGAAACAAGTTTAGACGGGCATGTTCGCTTGCCCGCGGAGCAACAGCTAAGCCTGTCAGAAAAGCAAAGAATACCTGAATATACTGTATGCGGGCATAACAGCGCAACCCTGCGAGAGTCGTTGCTTGAAAAAGCTTTTATGCTCGGTGAGAAATTTGTGGAAGCTTGCAAAAAATATTATGATGGAATAATCGGCCCCTTCTGCTTGCAGACATGTGTTGACAAAGATTTGAATTTTTATATATATGATGTAGCACCTCGCATTGGAGGAGGAACAAATATACATATGGCAATTGGTCATCCTTATGGAAATTCGTTATGGAGAAGCAATATGTCAACTGGAAGGAGAATTGCTCTTGAAATTAAAATGGCAATTGAAAATGATAAGCTGGAAGATATAGTTACATAG
- a CDS encoding UPF0179 family protein: MMVVTLVGVKMAKEGNEFIYYGTTNTCKNCKLKTVCSNLEEGRIYKILRIREKKHDCPLHEGGVIAVEVEKIPYEVNVKDQEAEATSISFKPTRCNEFSCNEYQICNSKIKEKEYRILRVLGEVECAKGYKLKKVVID; this comes from the coding sequence ATGATGGTTGTAACACTTGTTGGGGTAAAGATGGCAAAGGAAGGAAATGAGTTTATATATTATGGAACAACAAATACTTGCAAGAATTGCAAACTAAAAACGGTTTGCTCAAATCTTGAAGAAGGAAGGATTTATAAAATACTGAGGATAAGAGAAAAAAAGCATGATTGCCCATTGCATGAAGGAGGCGTTATTGCGGTCGAAGTTGAAAAAATACCTTATGAAGTGAATGTGAAGGATCAAGAAGCGGAAGCTACATCTATAAGCTTCAAACCAACAAGATGCAATGAATTTTCTTGCAATGAATATCAGATCTGCAACTCAAAGATAAAAGAAAAAGAATACAGGATATTAAGAGTTTTAGGAGAAGTTGAATGCGCAAAGGGATATAAACTAAAAAAAGTAGTTATTGATTGA
- a CDS encoding 50S ribosomal protein L18e: MKRKKTNPQLIKTINMLREVARRNNSRIWEVIARKLEKPSKNFAEVNVGKIVKNLREGEVAIVPGKVLGLGDAGKIEVAALKFSKSAKKKIEEAGGKCYSLVEIAEKNPEGSNVRILGG, from the coding sequence ATGAAAAGAAAGAAAACTAACCCCCAACTAATAAAAACAATAAATATGCTTAGAGAAGTTGCTAGAAGAAATAATTCTCGAATATGGGAAGTGATAGCAAGGAAGCTAGAGAAGCCATCAAAAAATTTTGCGGAGGTAAATGTTGGAAAAATTGTGAAAAATTTAAGGGAAGGAGAAGTAGCAATTGTTCCTGGAAAAGTTCTTGGGTTGGGAGATGCAGGAAAAATTGAGGTTGCTGCTCTCAAATTCTCAAAATCAGCAAAAAAGAAGATAGAAGAAGCGGGAGGAAAATGCTATAGCTTAGTTGAGATTGCGGAAAAAAATCCAGAAGGAAGTAATGTAAGAATTTTAGGTGGTTAA